The DNA segment CCAGATGTATGCCAAAGTGCTGCCAGGGGTTGCTGggttgtaataacttaatattgtgttgtgaatgtggtgcaaacaaagaaggctagagtaggcctatcagccTTATCCATTGTGAGCAATAGCAGGCAAAAGggcgttatgagaaccgttcaGACTcttttaaagtgacaatgcaccatttatcaatacttatcaagtataacatcaagttaaacatcaaattggcagcatttctttaaaaacatattcaatatacactaatgcacagtaatagtgtaaattattggccttttgttttgctttagttgtttgtgtttttttttttttttttttttttttgcacacatatacatgaaACGGGCCAGTTTGCACcgattcattacattacatttggctgacgcatttttaaccaaagcgactaacaacatggtaacagatTCAGCCTCAAGATTGTACACTGTGGcattggcagagagagagagagagagagagaccatggtTCACCCAGGAGCAGTAATGTGTGTTCACTATTGTGCAATTACTTGGCATCAAAAATGACTGCCCATACtcgcatggacggattatgaactttcaggcccctgggcccagatgtattaagggccccccactaattgtcacatatgtgtgaggggggggttgggggtcttcccccagaaatgttgtaactgatgtgatttcctgtattctggtgcattttggtgatggccaatactaaattcagtcagattcatagcctacatcctgatttgttgatattgaggcaatgatgcAAAGACTTGAGCTTCAGGGCCCTCTGACCCCTTGGGCCTctgggcctggtaggcccgtgcaTTAATCCATCCCTGCATACTCGCACAGGCACAACATGGATGCAGGAGATTGTCCCATTGATCCAGAGTGAGGGGGATCTCACCCCTGTCCAGACCATTCCAAACTGGGACAGAGTGCCATGGCTGGAGGAGCACAGAGCGAGCATCCTTAATCTGGAGGAGAGACCCTCTCCACGCATATTTGCAACTCACTTCCACTATAACATGATGCCAGAGTCCTTCTTCAAAGTCAAGCCAAAGGTATGGTGACTGGACAAATGAGGGTGCATTAAtcctattcaccccttgcatgtgacgtcacgttttgttcgcgccacagcaaaatagcctagtggacggcaagaacacgaatcaaatcaatgggttgtaatgggacatatcgcacagctaggagattatagtgagatttaaccgtagtaatgaccttccacgactgttggcttattgtttggaatacaacgacatcccatgttcttgcatagatatattttggtttgttttctttgtgtttcgggagtatttcaaccacaattgcatggtTATCTcgtcagtgtatgaagcacagcagcggttactatggcaaccatagactctgaacaggacggcagacTACAAGCACTtaggcaagatctgaatgtaaacagataatactgttcaaggttttttttttttttcctatttctttccTAATTATTTAAGACataagaagtaagtttattcgctgggcaacgtacaaactgacgagttacattagcgttagccctagcactatgagctacgataaacgttagctagagCTAGCTTCTGTGTGGCAGctaagttattatttcatgttctgatgtgacattcttaacgttttgactatgttacaactgataaaagcaagataaataaagtaaccaaatcgctttgcaatattttagtccagaaatacttatgggtgttcatttaccataatgttatttacagtagcctatgacctaacgttatctccccctgctgttaccaccagttttaataactttacatttgcgatcatgacccatttcatctaacaacaccactggcatctttctttgactatcagaccccaaacagcaatacattgaactacaaagatgttatagtaaaattgttcagttcatcataatcattatgagataatgtaatttgccgtccgtctccttcttttactgtctatgtccgtctcccatctttttgccgtctagcatggagccgtcacgtgacttaagtcacgtgtctgcaaggggtgaatattGCATCTTAAGACAAAGTTGCCTTGGCTCGGCAAAATGTTGAGTTTTTCCTTCCCCTCAGGTCTTGTATGTCCTGCGAAACCCAAAGGATattttcacttcctctttcCACTATTATGGAATGGCTTCATTCCTGGTGAATCCTGGAGCAGTGGATGAGTTCATGGAAAAGTTCCTTAATGGAAAAGGTGTGGAACTTCTATGTAAATCATAACTATGCCAGGTCACTCATTTCAAGTTATCTCTAAGCCAAGAGTTTCAAAGTTCAAAGGTACCTTCATTGGAAATGTTACTGTGCCATAAGTAAAGTCTCCATTTCATCTTACACAGTAATGTTTGGCTCCTGGTTTGACCATGTGAAGGGATGGATACATGCCAAAGACCAAGAACATATTTTATACATCTTTTATGAAGAAATGATAATGGTAAGTTGATATTTGTAGCCATTATTACACATTGTGCCTGGATTTTGAAATGACAAAGGAATTTTTTTCTGAACTACTTTTGTGTTCCCTTGCAATAGTTCTGTATTCCCTCACAATACTTTGATGTTTATCTTTGATGAGGGAATGCAAGAGAACGCAAAAATAGCTCAGAAAACCACCACCGTGGGGCTCCATAAATCCAGTATAAGTTCTTTCAGCATGCATTGTGGCTTCATTTGATTTTAAACAGGATCTCAAAGAGTCTGTTCGTAAACTATCCTGTTTTATGGGGAAATCTCTGAGCGAAGA comes from the Alosa alosa isolate M-15738 ecotype Scorff River chromosome 22, AALO_Geno_1.1, whole genome shotgun sequence genome and includes:
- the LOC125287096 gene encoding sulfotransferase 2B1-like; the encoded protein is MRKTMTEAELYSVYKGVYVPKGLHPPECLKYYEEFNFRQDDILIATYPKSGTTWMQEIVPLIQSEGDLTPVQTIPNWDRVPWLEEHRASILNLEERPSPRIFATHFHYNMMPESFFKVKPKVLYVLRNPKDIFTSSFHYYGMASFLVNPGAVDEFMEKFLNGKVMFGSWFDHVKGWIHAKDQEHILYIFYEEMIMDLKESVRKLSCFMGKSLSEEVIEKISDHCVFKNMKQNKMSNYSLVPTEFFDQKKSEFLRKGIVGDWRNTLTTAQSDNFDTVYKEKMKDVKFKFFWD